From a single Synergistaceae bacterium genomic region:
- a CDS encoding type II secretion system protein encodes MKRFMRKGFTLVEILIVIAVIGILASMIMLSSSESVSSANANNIISNLVNWKQAALMYYTDSLDVFNNPAKASLAGNEPKSADVIRYLANNKVTDNFEGYDIERATSSFPYEWYVKYTGGYLADPAVKQKLAARASSVGLKSTSDSTKTNDVYKDQNTVYLRVR; translated from the coding sequence GTGAAGAGATTTATGCGCAAAGGTTTCACGCTGGTAGAGATTCTCATAGTGATTGCAGTGATAGGCATTCTCGCGTCAATGATTATGCTGTCGAGTTCTGAGTCCGTCTCCAGCGCGAACGCCAATAACATCATCAGCAACCTCGTAAACTGGAAGCAGGCGGCGTTGATGTACTACACGGACAGCCTCGATGTCTTCAACAACCCAGCGAAGGCCAGCCTTGCCGGGAACGAGCCGAAGAGTGCTGACGTGATAAGATACCTCGCCAACAACAAGGTAACGGATAACTTTGAAGGGTACGACATCGAGCGTGCAACAAGCAGCTTCCCTTACGAGTGGTACGTGAAATACACCGGCGGCTACCTTGCTGACCCTGCGGTGAAGCAGAAGCTGGCGGCAAGAGCATCATCCGTAGGCCTGAAGTCTACATCAGATTCAACGAAGACGAATGATGTCTACAAGGATCAGAACACCGTGTACCTGCGGGTGCGGTAA
- a CDS encoding type II secretion system protein, with product MKSIKRKGFTLVELLIVIVVIGILAAMMMLSSTEAVSSARANDIISNLRNLKTATLAWYADNIDKVNSNGEVLKADGKYGKFGQDDVVTIMDILPYLGNTGLEKGDKSLNSQQRGAKDSSGGLYALDYANNGKQWYVVYQMPNDNDTRVKEKLASRAKSIGLLYSQPGTANRGDYSASATGSRYPAMLVLDLEQ from the coding sequence ATGAAGAGTATTAAGCGGAAAGGTTTCACGCTTGTGGAATTGTTGATCGTAATTGTGGTGATAGGTATTCTTGCGGCGATGATGATGCTGTCCAGCACGGAAGCTGTGAGTTCGGCGAGGGCAAATGACATAATCAGCAACCTTCGCAACCTGAAGACAGCTACTCTTGCGTGGTACGCGGACAACATAGACAAAGTTAACAGCAACGGAGAAGTACTCAAAGCGGACGGCAAATACGGCAAGTTTGGACAGGACGATGTAGTAACGATAATGGATATCCTGCCATATCTCGGCAACACAGGGCTTGAGAAAGGCGACAAGTCTCTCAACTCTCAGCAACGAGGTGCTAAGGACAGCTCGGGAGGGTTGTACGCTCTTGATTATGCCAATAACGGTAAACAGTGGTACGTAGTGTACCAGATGCCCAATGACAACGACACGCGGGTGAAGGAGAAGCTGGCATCGCGTGCAAAGTCCATAGGTCTTCTGTATTCTCAGCCGGGTACGGCTAACCGCGGCGACTATTCGGCTTCTGCTACAGGTTCTAGGTATCCTGCAATGCTCGTTCTGGACTTGGAGCAGTAA
- a CDS encoding EpsG family protein, with translation MAYMVMFTMSTFFAYWASRAKNRDVMIFFSVISIMIPCVMGGLRAYGVGNDTVTYAFPHFKKALNASTFWGFVAGDNKLSRELGWSFITYASTKLFRSLNVNFFIYQLITITCVYIGAYRHRKYAPFPFILLLFFLVYYNQTYNFMRQCIASSIIFMVLPDLEHRRYKRFIICVVIASMFHTSALIALIYFLGFHWLITTKMPDRLRNISLYGILLGIFTAKYMIAFITTTIPLLSVYQGFERYVDIGSYATSGLVFGSLLMFSIYKHGAQCVFGDEVYRFYTYNLAFNLLYRLMVSISATRLLFYFSFANVMLVASIPSIVREKSMKALYCIIVVFVSLVYWYTVYVIRVQFNGTLPYRSIIF, from the coding sequence ATGGCATACATGGTAATGTTCACAATGTCGACGTTTTTTGCTTACTGGGCATCCCGCGCAAAGAACAGGGATGTCATGATCTTCTTTTCCGTGATAAGCATCATGATTCCATGCGTGATGGGCGGGCTTCGCGCGTATGGAGTAGGTAACGATACTGTAACTTACGCGTTCCCGCACTTTAAGAAGGCTCTCAACGCCAGTACCTTCTGGGGCTTCGTCGCTGGGGATAACAAGCTCTCCCGAGAACTCGGCTGGTCATTCATTACCTACGCATCAACGAAACTGTTCAGATCCCTCAACGTGAACTTCTTCATCTACCAGCTCATCACCATCACGTGCGTCTACATCGGAGCGTACAGGCACAGAAAATATGCTCCGTTCCCGTTCATCCTGCTGCTGTTCTTCCTAGTGTATTACAACCAGACGTACAACTTCATGCGGCAGTGCATAGCTTCGTCAATCATCTTCATGGTCCTCCCTGACCTGGAGCACAGACGCTACAAACGCTTCATCATCTGCGTTGTTATAGCCTCGATGTTTCACACGTCGGCACTGATAGCGTTGATCTATTTTCTGGGGTTTCACTGGCTCATAACCACGAAGATGCCCGACCGCCTCAGGAACATATCCCTGTACGGAATCCTTCTGGGGATTTTTACGGCAAAGTACATGATAGCTTTCATTACGACCACGATACCGTTATTGTCTGTCTATCAAGGCTTTGAGCGTTATGTCGACATAGGCAGCTACGCAACATCAGGGCTCGTCTTCGGCAGTCTCTTGATGTTCTCGATCTACAAGCACGGAGCTCAATGCGTATTCGGGGACGAGGTGTACAGGTTCTACACGTACAATCTTGCCTTCAACCTGCTGTACAGGCTGATGGTCAGCATTTCCGCGACACGTCTGCTGTTTTACTTCAGCTTCGCTAACGTTATGCTTGTTGCCTCCATACCGTCCATAGTACGGGAAAAGAGCATGAAGGCTCTTTACTGCATCATCGTAGTCTTCGTGTCGCTGGTATACTGGTACACCGTGTATGTTATAAGAGTGCAATTTAACGGGACATTGCCGTACAGATCCATAATCTTTTAG
- the tadA gene encoding Flp pilus assembly complex ATPase component TadA, whose amino-acid sequence MQDLVFTQRKRFGEILREYDLVSQDQLDAALKIQLTSDKRLGEILVSINAMTPTQVAETLAVQLELQFISLDRYQAQDDAIKLIPKHVAERLKVIPLSLDDDGTLLIAMSDPLDLPAQDEVRLLTGHDLRIATSGSDDILRNLSRLYDFSTNLASALTDVDIQGDVYTPLSATTATASPDDAPLIELVNDMISQAVREGASDIHVEAYEQMSRIRYRVDGQLYIHFEYPASLHPTVISRIKIMSGMDIAEKRRPQDGRILTTIDGRHIDLRVSSLPTMSGEKIVMRILDRDHSFVELEQLGFEDDDMAQIEKFCTMPWGILLATGPTGSGKSTTLYSMLRRISHPDINIITVEDPVEFYIPGINQVNVNEKAGLTFDSALRSILRQDPDKIMIGEIRDTNTAQIAIRSALTGHFVLSTLHTNDAPSAATRIIDMGVQPFLLSASLAGIIAQRLVRCLCPNCREEYSVDEATCEKLGLPEGSTAFRAVGCQHCRNGYRGRRGIYELMVLNDNLREMILKGADDMELREAAINNGMKTLRRAGINAALQGYTSLEEVLTATL is encoded by the coding sequence TTGCAGGACCTTGTCTTCACCCAGCGGAAACGCTTCGGCGAAATCTTGCGCGAATACGACCTCGTCAGCCAAGACCAGCTTGATGCCGCCCTCAAGATTCAGCTGACTTCCGACAAACGCTTGGGCGAAATCCTCGTCTCCATCAACGCCATGACACCGACCCAAGTCGCCGAGACTCTGGCCGTACAGCTCGAGCTTCAGTTCATCTCCCTTGACCGCTACCAGGCTCAGGACGACGCAATCAAGCTCATTCCCAAGCACGTCGCCGAACGCCTGAAGGTTATTCCCCTCTCTCTCGATGACGACGGCACTCTCCTGATCGCCATGTCCGACCCCCTCGACCTACCGGCTCAGGACGAAGTCAGGCTTCTGACAGGCCACGACCTCCGCATAGCAACTTCCGGCAGCGACGACATCCTGCGAAACCTCTCGCGCCTCTACGACTTCAGCACAAACCTCGCAAGCGCACTCACCGACGTTGACATTCAGGGCGACGTGTACACTCCCCTGTCCGCAACAACCGCAACCGCCAGCCCCGACGACGCTCCGTTGATCGAACTCGTCAACGACATGATCTCTCAGGCAGTCCGCGAAGGAGCGTCGGACATCCACGTAGAAGCATACGAGCAGATGAGCAGAATACGTTACCGTGTTGACGGCCAGCTCTACATTCACTTTGAGTACCCTGCAAGCCTTCACCCGACGGTCATATCACGTATCAAGATCATGAGCGGAATGGACATCGCTGAGAAGCGCAGGCCTCAGGACGGACGAATCCTCACCACGATTGACGGACGGCACATAGACTTGCGCGTAAGCTCCCTGCCCACAATGAGCGGCGAAAAAATAGTCATGCGTATCCTCGACAGAGATCACTCTTTTGTTGAGCTAGAACAGCTGGGCTTTGAGGATGACGACATGGCACAGATCGAGAAATTCTGCACAATGCCGTGGGGCATCCTCCTCGCAACAGGCCCGACAGGAAGCGGCAAGTCCACAACCCTCTACTCAATGCTGAGGAGAATCAGCCATCCCGACATTAATATCATCACCGTAGAAGACCCCGTAGAGTTCTACATTCCCGGCATAAATCAGGTCAACGTCAACGAGAAAGCCGGACTGACCTTCGACAGCGCATTACGCTCGATATTGCGCCAAGACCCGGACAAGATCATGATCGGAGAGATACGCGACACCAACACCGCACAGATCGCAATACGTTCGGCATTGACGGGGCACTTTGTACTGTCGACGCTCCACACAAACGACGCACCCAGCGCGGCAACGCGAATCATTGACATGGGAGTTCAGCCCTTCCTTCTGTCGGCTTCGCTTGCGGGGATAATCGCGCAGAGGCTCGTCCGCTGCCTTTGCCCTAACTGCAGGGAAGAATACTCTGTCGACGAAGCAACCTGCGAGAAGCTCGGCCTTCCTGAAGGGAGCACAGCTTTCCGTGCGGTAGGCTGCCAGCACTGCAGGAACGGCTACAGAGGCAGGCGCGGAATCTATGAGCTTATGGTGCTCAACGACAACTTGCGCGAGATGATTCTCAAGGGAGCTGACGACATGGAGCTCCGCGAGGCAGCAATCAACAACGGCATGAAGACACTGCGCAGAGCAGGGATAAACGCAGCTCTTCAGGGCTACACATCACTAGAGGAAGTACTTACAGCTACATTATAG
- a CDS encoding EpsG family protein, with protein MMFYFIHYQRTYNQMRQSMAEAIIFAGFYCLRREDYKKFMMYVLIASLFHYSALLAVVSIMCVYWFTIKVNSSLHAGRGVSWIPYVIIIAMFFLQNLILSVVESMSFLPPQYSLMFMQIGNTQEFRANIFQNIAVIIMLFVYGKNASRLFPAKQDEYYKINALLACAMYSTIGGYTIWRLLDYLDYINLYALASLHRLVKDKYLRAIFLAVTISVVVLYWYREYLLAKSALGFPAHQTWPYHSIFS; from the coding sequence ATGATGTTTTACTTCATACACTATCAGCGTACGTATAACCAGATGCGGCAGAGCATGGCAGAAGCTATTATCTTCGCGGGATTCTACTGTCTCAGACGCGAGGACTACAAGAAGTTCATGATGTATGTCTTGATAGCTTCGCTCTTCCACTATTCGGCTCTGCTGGCCGTCGTGTCGATCATGTGCGTGTACTGGTTCACCATAAAAGTGAACTCGTCGCTTCATGCCGGGCGCGGTGTCTCGTGGATTCCTTACGTGATAATTATTGCCATGTTCTTCCTGCAGAACCTGATTCTGTCTGTCGTCGAGAGCATGTCATTCCTTCCGCCGCAATACAGCCTGATGTTCATGCAGATCGGCAACACGCAGGAGTTCCGTGCCAATATCTTCCAGAACATAGCCGTAATAATCATGCTGTTCGTCTATGGCAAGAATGCGAGCAGGTTATTCCCGGCAAAGCAGGACGAATACTACAAGATCAATGCTCTGCTGGCCTGCGCCATGTACTCAACTATAGGAGGATACACAATCTGGAGGCTGCTTGACTACTTGGACTACATCAACCTTTATGCACTTGCCTCACTTCATCGTCTGGTTAAAGACAAGTACTTGAGGGCGATTTTCTTGGCAGTAACTATCTCTGTGGTGGTGCTTTACTGGTATCGGGAATACCTCTTGGCGAAATCAGCTTTGGGTTTCCCAGCTCACCAAACTTGGCCGTACCACTCTATCTTCAGCTGA
- a CDS encoding type IV pilus twitching motility protein PilT, translated as MHKFHTTDQDNNLETLIRLAISSGASDIHLSSGHRAALRVHGELNYIDETGIFSREALRDFAHSILDESQWERFNETGDLDFAYTFDKQRFRGSLYREMNGVGFTFRLVPSEIRSLDELGLPEVLKTMSAKHRGLFLATGPTGHGKSSTLAAIIGEINQQRKAHIVTIEDPIEYIHTPAKSVIHQREVGHDTENFASGIRHVLRQDPDVIMIGEMRDLETISAAITAAETGHLVFGTLHTQDASQSIERIVDVFPPHQQNQIRLQLAYTLLGICSQQLIPTSDVKGRVCATEILIMTPAIRASIREGKTSSIRNALMTGLAQGMHTMEQDLVRLFREGRISRATAKDFAYDQPELERMLSSGM; from the coding sequence ATGCACAAGTTCCACACAACCGACCAGGACAATAACCTCGAGACACTAATCAGGCTGGCGATAAGTTCCGGCGCAAGCGACATTCACCTGAGCTCAGGACACCGCGCGGCACTCAGGGTTCACGGCGAACTGAACTACATCGACGAGACGGGAATCTTTTCGCGCGAAGCACTCAGGGACTTTGCGCACTCAATCCTAGATGAGAGCCAGTGGGAACGCTTCAACGAGACCGGCGACCTCGACTTTGCCTACACGTTCGACAAGCAGAGGTTCAGGGGCAGCCTCTACCGCGAAATGAACGGCGTGGGCTTCACCTTCAGGCTCGTTCCGTCGGAGATCCGCTCGCTCGATGAACTTGGCCTCCCCGAAGTCCTCAAGACCATGTCCGCAAAGCACAGAGGCTTGTTCCTAGCGACAGGACCGACCGGGCACGGCAAGAGCTCAACCCTCGCGGCAATAATCGGCGAGATTAACCAGCAGAGGAAGGCACACATCGTTACTATCGAGGACCCGATAGAGTACATCCACACTCCGGCCAAGTCAGTGATTCATCAGCGTGAAGTCGGGCACGACACGGAGAATTTCGCGTCGGGCATCAGGCACGTCTTGAGGCAGGACCCGGACGTGATAATGATCGGAGAAATGCGCGACCTCGAGACCATCAGCGCGGCAATCACTGCGGCAGAGACAGGACACCTGGTATTCGGCACACTGCACACACAGGATGCCTCACAGTCAATCGAACGCATCGTTGACGTTTTTCCGCCGCACCAGCAGAACCAAATTCGCCTTCAGCTTGCGTATACGTTGCTGGGGATATGTTCTCAGCAGCTCATCCCAACGTCGGACGTAAAGGGAAGGGTCTGCGCAACCGAGATTCTTATCATGACCCCCGCAATTCGAGCGAGCATAAGAGAAGGCAAGACCAGCAGCATCCGCAACGCACTCATGACCGGCCTTGCTCAGGGAATGCACACGATGGAGCAGGATCTGGTGAGGCTGTTCAGGGAAGGCAGGATCTCGCGGGCAACCGCTAAGGACTTCGCGTACGACCAGCCGGAACTTGAGCGAATGCTATCGTCGGGTATGTAG
- a CDS encoding type II secretion system protein: MKSIKRKGFTLVELLIVIVVIGILAAMMMLSSTEAVSSARANNIISNLRNLKTAATAMYVDRLDSAGAMTDGLVASNATTATGSFDLVLSYLNTGGNDKTSYRGYGIKKCNNNEWYVYCEVSDTNVKKKLAARAASVGLCGDTATNTLKSSDVYVAESHAGMFVVKP, from the coding sequence ATGAAGAGTATTAAGCGTAAGGGTTTCACCCTTGTGGAGCTGCTGATTGTCATCGTGGTAATCGGCATTCTGGCGGCAATGATGATGCTGTCGAGCACTGAGGCAGTGAGTTCAGCGCGCGCGAACAACATCATCAGCAACCTGCGCAACCTGAAGACTGCGGCGACGGCAATGTACGTCGACAGGCTGGACTCTGCTGGTGCTATGACAGACGGTCTCGTAGCTTCCAATGCAACAACAGCGACAGGTTCGTTCGACCTCGTGCTGAGCTATCTCAATACCGGTGGTAACGACAAGACGAGCTACAGAGGGTACGGCATCAAGAAGTGCAACAACAATGAATGGTACGTGTACTGCGAGGTCTCCGACACAAACGTGAAGAAGAAACTTGCTGCGCGCGCCGCGTCTGTAGGTCTTTGCGGCGATACTGCAACGAACACCCTGAAGTCTTCGGATGTCTATGTCGCTGAGAGTCATGCAGGTATGTTTGTGGTCAAGCCCTAG
- a CDS encoding type II secretion system F family protein: MNFRYRARTADGQIIEGYAEADDQKSALKTLRERGMIVISLNAHGSLTGSDKKKTGGGGLKSILSMDLGAIFSSGKVPLKNLMVFFRQLATMENAGLALSSAINIISESEKNYSLRKALQDIKNMLDRGMPLSQAMSRQKAFNALLVSLVEAGEEGGMLGDALEQSAILLEKQEALRAKIRSALFYPAFVMTFAVVILVFFFMFLVPKFKEVFATLNIELPAITTAMFNAGDWFGQYWYVIALVTIGIVLGWQALSRNKATRPFMDKLKLKIPVLKDLLLKSAMARSSRTLSALTSSGVPIVRGLEMAEGTAGNEAVREGYQHLRTGVMRGISLGEASKQAGIFPVLVSQMMRIGEETGHLDTMLERVAVWYDQELDEQVKATTSLLEPMMIVFVGGIIAIIAISIFAPITSSIVQLS, encoded by the coding sequence ATGAACTTCAGGTATCGTGCCAGGACTGCTGACGGCCAGATCATCGAGGGTTATGCCGAAGCTGATGACCAGAAGTCAGCCCTCAAGACGCTGAGAGAGCGCGGAATGATAGTAATCAGCCTCAACGCACACGGTTCATTGACCGGCTCGGACAAGAAGAAGACGGGCGGCGGAGGCCTGAAGTCAATCCTCAGCATGGACTTGGGAGCAATCTTCAGCAGCGGCAAAGTTCCGCTGAAGAACCTGATGGTGTTCTTCCGCCAGCTTGCGACGATGGAGAATGCGGGGCTTGCACTGTCGAGCGCGATAAACATCATCTCCGAGTCCGAGAAGAATTACTCGTTGCGCAAGGCACTTCAGGACATCAAGAACATGCTTGACAGAGGAATGCCGCTCAGCCAGGCAATGAGCAGACAGAAGGCATTTAACGCATTGCTTGTGTCCCTAGTGGAGGCAGGAGAGGAAGGCGGAATGCTCGGTGATGCTCTGGAACAGTCGGCGATACTCCTCGAGAAGCAGGAGGCACTGAGGGCGAAGATTCGTAGCGCGTTGTTCTATCCTGCGTTCGTGATGACGTTCGCGGTGGTGATTCTGGTGTTCTTCTTCATGTTCCTCGTGCCGAAGTTCAAGGAGGTCTTCGCGACGCTGAACATCGAGCTTCCCGCGATAACGACGGCGATGTTCAACGCTGGGGACTGGTTCGGGCAGTACTGGTACGTGATAGCTCTCGTAACGATAGGTATTGTTCTGGGCTGGCAGGCACTGAGCAGGAACAAGGCAACCCGTCCCTTCATGGACAAGCTGAAGCTGAAGATTCCTGTGTTGAAGGACTTGCTGCTGAAGTCCGCGATGGCACGTTCAAGCCGTACGCTGTCGGCTCTGACGAGCTCTGGTGTACCCATCGTGAGAGGGCTCGAGATGGCGGAAGGGACTGCGGGCAACGAGGCGGTTCGCGAGGGCTACCAGCATCTGAGGACGGGAGTCATGAGGGGAATATCGCTCGGCGAGGCCTCAAAGCAGGCGGGGATTTTCCCGGTACTTGTGTCGCAGATGATGAGGATCGGCGAAGAGACGGGACACCTCGACACGATGCTCGAGCGTGTTGCGGTGTGGTATGACCAGGAGCTGGACGAGCAGGTGAAGGCAACGACATCACTGCTTGAACCGATGATGATAGTGTTTGTTGGCGGAATAATTGCTATAATAGCGATCTCAATATTTGCGCCGATAACATCATCGATAGTCCAGCTGTCGTAG
- a CDS encoding EpsG family protein yields the protein MIYLVCYAASLYFAYLASRSKRKSTIILYSIISIMIPVFLGGLRAKSVGTDTGGYGYRDALDAIYSISFYDFMTHDATIREPLYKIVCYTFANLFQHPNGALFAYQLITVACVYVGCWRFRKVAPPPWHS from the coding sequence TTGATATATCTGGTCTGTTACGCGGCTTCCTTGTACTTTGCTTATCTGGCATCGCGCTCCAAGAGGAAAAGCACCATTATCCTCTACTCAATCATAAGCATCATGATACCTGTCTTTCTCGGCGGACTGCGGGCAAAGAGCGTCGGGACTGATACTGGAGGATACGGTTACCGCGATGCACTGGACGCTATATATTCCATAAGTTTTTACGATTTCATGACGCACGATGCCACAATCCGGGAGCCGCTCTATAAAATCGTGTGCTATACTTTCGCCAATCTCTTCCAGCATCCGAACGGCGCACTGTTTGCGTATCAGCTTATCACAGTAGCCTGCGTGTATGTGGGTTGCTGGAGGTTCAGGAAAGTTGCCCCCCCCCCCTGGCACTCATGA
- a CDS encoding SPFH domain-containing protein has protein sequence MAIIQVVQWDDSINTNDILAWRYVDKKNPAKSDELGNWTQLVVREAQEAILFTDGQALDLFGAGRHTLSTNNIPLLGGLLKLATGRESPFKAAVWFINKASLLDIKWGTPTPILLRDPEYQIPIYVRAYGQFGIRVDDSRKFVLKLAGNKSSLTRADVEAYFKGLILSRMGDMISTYIAQKKVNIFEISAYLEDMSNEAVGKIRAEFQEFGIEPLNFYFGSVNVVDDDEGIKKLKAAMAERATMNVMGYNYQQKRSFDVMESAAKNEGGAGLLGAGVGLGAGMGMGGAFGQMASQMGQYINPQGTPQPQPQAQPTPPIPQNPSNTVCPSCGQAVPAGAKFCMNCGAKMAAVCPNCGSQLIPGAKFCMNCGHQL, from the coding sequence ATGGCAATAATTCAGGTAGTGCAGTGGGACGACAGCATCAACACCAACGACATCCTCGCGTGGCGTTACGTCGACAAGAAGAACCCCGCCAAGAGCGACGAGCTCGGCAACTGGACGCAGTTAGTGGTGCGCGAAGCACAGGAAGCAATACTCTTCACTGACGGTCAGGCTCTCGACCTCTTCGGCGCAGGAAGGCACACCCTCTCGACGAACAACATCCCTCTTCTCGGAGGACTGCTCAAGCTCGCGACCGGCCGTGAGAGCCCCTTCAAGGCAGCTGTCTGGTTCATCAACAAAGCCAGCCTCCTCGACATCAAGTGGGGAACTCCGACACCGATTCTCCTCAGAGACCCGGAGTACCAGATACCGATTTACGTGCGGGCATACGGACAGTTTGGCATCAGGGTAGACGACAGCCGGAAGTTCGTCCTGAAACTCGCGGGCAACAAGTCCAGCCTCACCCGCGCGGACGTTGAGGCGTACTTCAAGGGGCTGATACTCTCTCGCATGGGCGACATGATCTCAACGTACATTGCACAGAAGAAGGTCAACATCTTCGAGATAAGCGCGTACCTCGAGGACATGTCCAATGAAGCAGTCGGGAAGATACGCGCGGAGTTCCAGGAGTTCGGGATTGAGCCGCTAAATTTCTACTTCGGCTCGGTGAACGTTGTTGACGACGACGAAGGCATCAAGAAACTCAAGGCGGCAATGGCGGAACGTGCGACGATGAACGTCATGGGCTACAACTACCAGCAGAAGCGTTCGTTCGACGTAATGGAGAGCGCGGCCAAGAACGAGGGCGGAGCAGGACTTCTCGGCGCAGGCGTAGGTCTCGGTGCGGGCATGGGAATGGGAGGAGCTTTCGGGCAGATGGCCTCGCAGATGGGGCAGTACATCAACCCTCAGGGCACGCCCCAGCCACAGCCGCAAGCACAGCCGACACCTCCGATCCCGCAGAACCCGAGCAACACCGTGTGTCCGTCATGCGGGCAGGCAGTACCGGCAGGCGCAAAGTTCTGCATGAACTGCGGGGCAAAGATGGCGGCGGTCTGTCCGAACTGCGGAAGCCAGCTGATTCCGGGCGCAAAGTTCTGCATGAACTGCGGACATCAGCTCTAA
- a CDS encoding prepilin-type N-terminal cleavage/methylation domain-containing protein, whose protein sequence is MMSTRIRTPCTCGCGKAGAMSVFVRKGFTLVEVLIVITVMGILASMMMLSSSESVSSANASNIITNLMSWKQAALMLYTDSLDVFGNKTKALANPGKPVSADVVRYLSASQRRENLEGYDIDPVSGTFPCEWYVKYTGGMLSDSAVRQKLASRAGASGLQRGKGKDGDAALPYNGGTDGVWFRVR, encoded by the coding sequence ATGATGTCTACAAGGATCAGAACACCGTGTACCTGCGGGTGCGGTAAGGCCGGTGCGATGAGCGTTTTTGTGCGGAAAGGCTTCACGCTGGTTGAGGTTCTCATAGTGATTACTGTGATGGGCATCCTCGCGTCAATGATGATGCTCTCAAGCTCAGAGTCCGTTTCCAGCGCGAACGCCAGCAACATCATCACCAACCTCATGAGCTGGAAGCAGGCGGCACTGATGCTCTACACGGACAGTCTGGACGTCTTCGGGAACAAGACGAAAGCACTCGCGAATCCTGGCAAGCCCGTTAGTGCGGATGTCGTAAGATACTTGTCTGCCAGCCAGAGAAGGGAAAACCTTGAAGGTTATGACATAGACCCTGTATCCGGGACTTTCCCCTGCGAATGGTATGTGAAATACACGGGAGGTATGCTCTCTGATTCAGCGGTTAGGCAGAAGCTGGCGAGCCGTGCTGGAGCTTCTGGGCTTCAGAGAGGCAAGGGCAAAGACGGGGATGCTGCCCTGCCGTATAACGGCGGTACTGACGGTGTGTGGTTCAGGGTACGCTAG